Proteins encoded together in one Staphylococcus aureus window:
- a CDS encoding argininosuccinate synthase — protein MKEKIVLAYSGGLDTSVAVQWLIDKGYDVVACCLDVGEGKDLDIVYKKALDMGAVECHIIDATKEFSDEYVSYAIKGNLMYENAYPLVSALSRPLIAKKLVEIAEKTNSVGIAHGCTGKGNDQVRFEVAIKALNPSLKAFAPVREWAWSREEEIDYAIKHNIPVSINHDSPYSIDQNLWGRANECGILEDPYAAPPEDAFDLTNALEETPDTADEIILTFDKGIPVQIDGKTYELDDLILTLNALAGKHGIGRIDHVENRLVGIKSREIYEAPAAEVILKAHKALETITLTKDVAHFKPIIEKQFAEQLYNGLWFSPLTDSLKLFIDSTQQYVSGDVRIKLFKGNAIVNGRKSPYTLYDEKLATYTKEDAFNQDAAVGFIDIYGLPTQVNAMLHGGYSNEQ, from the coding sequence ATGAAAGAGAAAATTGTTTTAGCATATTCAGGAGGACTAGATACAAGTGTGGCCGTTCAATGGCTTATCGACAAAGGATACGACGTTGTAGCTTGTTGCCTAGATGTTGGTGAAGGTAAAGATTTAGACATCGTTTATAAAAAAGCTTTAGATATGGGAGCAGTTGAATGTCATATTATTGATGCAACAAAAGAATTTAGTGATGAGTATGTAAGTTATGCAATCAAAGGAAATTTAATGTATGAAAATGCATATCCATTAGTTTCAGCTTTATCAAGACCATTAATCGCTAAAAAATTAGTAGAGATTGCTGAGAAAACAAATTCAGTAGGTATTGCACATGGTTGTACTGGTAAAGGGAATGACCAAGTACGTTTCGAAGTTGCCATTAAAGCATTAAACCCATCATTGAAAGCATTCGCACCTGTACGTGAGTGGGCATGGAGTCGTGAAGAAGAAATCGATTATGCAATTAAACATAATATCCCTGTATCAATCAACCATGATTCACCTTATTCTATCGATCAAAATCTATGGGGCAGAGCGAATGAATGTGGTATTTTAGAAGATCCTTATGCTGCGCCACCAGAGGATGCGTTCGATCTAACAAATGCTTTAGAAGAAACACCAGATACTGCTGATGAAATCATTTTAACGTTTGATAAAGGCATCCCAGTTCAAATTGATGGCAAAACATATGAATTAGACGATTTAATTTTAACGTTGAATGCATTAGCTGGTAAGCATGGTATCGGAAGAATTGACCATGTAGAAAATAGACTTGTAGGTATCAAATCAAGAGAAATTTATGAGGCACCTGCTGCAGAAGTTATTTTAAAAGCGCATAAAGCATTAGAAACGATTACGTTAACGAAAGATGTCGCACACTTTAAACCAATCATTGAGAAGCAATTTGCTGAACAACTATACAATGGACTTTGGTTCTCACCTTTAACTGATAGCTTGAAATTATTTATTGATAGTACTCAGCAATACGTAAGTGGTGATGTCAGAATTAAATTATTCAAAGGTAATGCCATCGTGAATGGTAGAAAATCACCTTACACATTATATGATGAAAAATTAGCAACTTATACAAAAGAAGATGCATTTAATCAAGACGCTGCTGTTGGCTTTATCGATATCTATGGTTTACCTACTCAAGTAAATGCGATGTTGCATGGAGGCTATAGCAATGAGCAATAA
- the lepB gene encoding signal peptidase I encodes MKKVVKYLISLILAIIIVLFVQTFVIVGHVIPNNDMSPTLNKGDRVIVNKIKVTFNQLNNGDIITYRRGNEIYTSRIIAKPGQSMAFRQGQLYRDDRPVDASYAKNRKIKDFSLRNFKELDGDIIPPNNFVVLNDQDNNKHDSRQFGLIDKKDIIGNVSLRYYPFSKWTVQFKS; translated from the coding sequence GTGAAAAAAGTTGTAAAATATTTGATTTCATTGATACTTGCTATTATCATTGTACTGTTCGTACAAACTTTTGTAATAGTTGGTCATGTCATTCCGAATAATGATATGTCACCAACCCTTAACAAAGGGGATCGTGTTATTGTAAATAAAATTAAAGTTACATTTAATCAATTGAATAATGGTGATATCATTACATATAGGCGTGGTAACGAGATATATACTAGTCGAATTATTGCCAAACCTGGTCAATCAATGGCGTTTCGTCAGGGACAATTATACCGTGATGACCGACCGGTTGACGCATCTTATGCCAAGAACAGAAAAATTAAAGATTTTAGTTTGCGCAATTTTAAAGAATTAGATGGTGATATTATTCCGCCAAACAATTTTGTTGTGCTAAATGATCAAGATAATAACAAGCACGATTCAAGACAATTTGGTTTAATCGATAAAAAGGATATTATTGGTAATGTTAGTTTACGATACTATCCTTTTTCAAAATGGACTGTTCAGTTCAAATCTTAA
- a CDS encoding glucose-6-phosphate isomerase, which yields MTHIQLDFSKTLEFFGEHELKQQQEIVKSIHKTIHEGTGAGSDFLGWIDLPVDYDKEEFSRIVEASKRIKENSDVLVVIGIGGSYLGARAAIEMLTSSFRNSNEYPEIVFVGNHLSSTYTKELVDYLADKDFSVNVISKSGTTTEPAVAFRLFKQLVEERYGKEEAQKRIFATTDKEKGALKQLATNEGYETFIVPDDVGGRYSVLTAVGLLPIATAGINIEAMMIGAAKAREELSSDKLEENIAYQYATIRNILYAKGYTTEMLINYEPSMQYFNEWWKQLFGESEGKDFKGIYPSSANYTTDLHSLGQYVQEGRRFLFETVVKVNHPKYDITIEKDSDDLDGLNYLAGKTIDEVNTKAFEGTLLAHTDGGVPNMVVNIPQLDEETFGYVVYFFELACAMSGYQLGVNPFNQPGVEAYKQNMFALLGKPGFEDLKKELEERL from the coding sequence ATGACTCATATTCAATTAGATTTTAGTAAAACGTTAGAATTTTTCGGTGAACACGAATTAAAACAACAACAAGAAATTGTTAAATCAATTCACAAAACAATTCATGAAGGTACTGGTGCAGGTAGTGACTTCTTAGGCTGGATTGATTTACCAGTTGATTACGACAAAGAAGAATTTTCAAGAATTGTTGAAGCATCAAAACGCATTAAAGAAAATTCTGATGTTTTAGTAGTCATCGGTATTGGTGGTTCTTACTTAGGTGCACGTGCAGCAATCGAAATGTTAACGTCATCATTTAGAAACAGCAATGAATACCCTGAAATTGTATTTGTTGGTAATCACTTATCATCAACATATACGAAAGAGTTAGTTGATTATTTAGCAGACAAAGATTTCTCTGTAAACGTTATTTCTAAATCTGGTACAACTACAGAACCAGCAGTTGCATTTAGATTGTTCAAACAATTAGTTGAAGAAAGATACGGTAAAGAAGAAGCACAAAAACGTATATTTGCAACAACGGATAAAGAAAAAGGTGCTTTAAAACAGTTGGCTACAAACGAAGGTTATGAAACGTTTATCGTACCTGATGATGTAGGTGGAAGATATTCTGTTTTAACAGCAGTAGGATTATTACCAATTGCAACAGCTGGAATTAACATCGAAGCTATGATGATTGGTGCTGCAAAAGCACGTGAAGAATTATCTTCAGATAAATTAGAAGAAAACATTGCATACCAATATGCGACAATTCGAAACATTTTATATGCAAAAGGTTATACAACAGAAATGTTGATTAACTATGAACCATCTATGCAATACTTTAATGAATGGTGGAAACAATTATTTGGTGAATCAGAAGGTAAAGACTTCAAAGGTATCTATCCTTCAAGTGCCAACTACACAACTGATTTACATTCTTTAGGTCAATATGTACAAGAAGGCCGTCGCTTCTTATTCGAAACAGTTGTAAAAGTAAATCATCCTAAATATGATATTACTATTGAAAAAGATAGTGATGATCTAGACGGATTAAATTATTTAGCTGGTAAAACAATCGACGAAGTTAACACAAAAGCATTCGAAGGTACATTATTAGCGCATACTGATGGTGGTGTTCCTAACATGGTAGTGAACATTCCACAATTAGATGAAGAAACTTTCGGTTACGTCGTATACTTCTTCGAACTTGCTTGTGCAATGAGTGGATACCAATTAGGCGTAAATCCATTTAACCAACCTGGTGTAGAAGCATATAAACAAAACATGTTCGCATTATTAGGTAAACCTGGTTTTGAAGACTTGAAAAAAGAATTAGAAGAACGTTTATAA
- a CDS encoding TVP38/TMEM64 family protein, producing MSFHQVEEWFEIFRQFGYLPGFILLYIRAIIPVFPLALYILINIQAYGPILGILISWLGLISGTFTVYLICKRLVNTERMQRIKQRTAVQRLISFIDRQGLIPLFILLCFPFTPNTLINFVASLSHIRPKYYFIVLASSKLVSTIILGYLGKEITTILTHPLRGILMLVVLVVFWIVGKKLEQHFMGSKKE from the coding sequence TTGTCGTTTCATCAAGTAGAAGAATGGTTTGAGATATTTCGACAGTTTGGTTATTTACCTGGATTTATATTGTTATATATTAGAGCTATAATTCCAGTATTTCCTTTAGCACTCTATATTTTAATTAACATTCAAGCTTATGGACCTATTTTAGGTATATTGATTAGTTGGCTTGGATTAATTTCTGGAACATTTACAGTCTATTTGATCTGTAAACGATTGGTGAACACTGAGAGGATGCAGCGAATTAAACAACGTACTGCTGTTCAACGCTTGATTAGTTTTATTGATCGCCAAGGATTAATCCCATTGTTTATTTTACTTTGTTTTCCTTTTACGCCAAATACATTAATAAATTTTGTAGCGAGTCTATCTCATATTAGACCTAAATATTATTTCATTGTTTTGGCATCATCAAAGTTAGTTTCAACAATTATTTTAGGTTATTTAGGTAAGGAAATTACTACAATTTTAACGCATCCTTTAAGAGGGATATTAATGTTAGTTGTGTTGGTTGTATTTTGGATTGTTGGAAAAAAGTTAGAACAGCATTTTATGGGATCGAAAAAGGAGTGA
- the lepB gene encoding signal peptidase I, whose protein sequence is MKKEILEWIISIAVAFVILFIVGKFIVTPYTIKGESMDPTLKDGERVAVNIVGYKTGGLEKGNVVVFHANKNDDYVKRVIGVPGDKVEYKNDTLYVNGKKQDEPYLNYNLKHKQGDYITGTFQVKDLPNANPKSNVIPKGKYLVLGDNREVSKDSRAFGLIDEDQIVGKVSFRFWPFSEFKHNFNPENTKN, encoded by the coding sequence TTGAAAAAAGAAATATTGGAATGGATTATTTCAATTGCAGTCGCTTTTGTCATTTTATTTATAGTAGGTAAATTTATTGTTACGCCATATACAATTAAAGGTGAATCAATGGATCCAACTTTGAAAGATGGCGAGCGAGTAGCTGTAAACATTGTTGGATATAAAACAGGTGGTTTGGAAAAAGGTAATGTAGTTGTCTTCCATGCAAACAAAAATGATGACTATGTTAAACGTGTCATCGGTGTTCCTGGTGATAAAGTAGAATACAAAAATGATACATTATATGTCAATGGTAAAAAACAAGATGAACCATATTTAAACTACAATTTAAAACATAAACAAGGTGATTACATTACTGGGACTTTCCAAGTTAAAGATTTACCGAATGCGAATCCTAAATCAAATGTCATTCCAAAAGGTAAATATTTAGTGCTTGGAGATAATCGTGAAGTAAGTAAAGATAGCCGTGCGTTTGGCCTCATTGATGAAGACCAAATTGTTGGTAAAGTTTCATTTAGGTTCTGGCCATTTAGTGAATTTAAACATAATTTCAATCCTGAAAATACTAAAAATTAA
- the addB gene encoding helicase-exonuclease AddAB subunit AddB has protein sequence MTLHAYLGRAGTGKSTKMLTEIKQKMKADPLGDPIILIAPTQSTFQLEQAFVNDPELNGSLRTEVLHFERLSHRIFQEVGSYSEQKLSKAATEMMIYNIVQEQQKYLKLYQSQAKYYGFSEKLTEQIQDFKKYAVTPEHLEHFIADKNMQTRTKNKLEDIALIYREFEQRIQNEFITGEDSLQYFIDCMPKSEWLKRADIYIDGFHNFSTIEYLIIKGLIKYAKSVTIILTTDGNHDQFSLFRKPSEVLRHIEEIANELNISIERQYFNQLYRFNNQDLKHLEQEFDALQINRVACQGHINILESATMREEINEIARRIIVDIRDKQLRYQDIAILYRDESYAYLFDSILPLYNIPYNIDTKRSMTHHPVMEMIRSLIEVIQSNWQVNPMLRLLKTDVLTASYLKSAYLVDLLENFVLERGIYGKRWLDDELFNVEHFSKMGRKAHKLTEDERNTFEQVVKLKKDVIDKILHFEKQMSQAETVKDFATAFYESMEYFELPNQLMTERDELDLNGNHEKAEEIDQIWNGLIQILDDLVLVFGDEPMSMERFLEVFDIGLEQLEFVMIPQTLDQVSIGTMDLAKVDNKQHVYLVGMNDGTMPQPVTASSLITDEEKKYFEQQANVELSPTSDILQMDEAFVCYVAMTRAKGDVTFSYSLMGSSGDDKEISPFLNQIQSLFNQLEITNIPQYHEVNPLSLMQHAKQTKITLFEALRAWLYDEIVADSWLDAYQVIRDSDHLNQGLDYLMSALTFDNETVKLGETLSKDLYGKEINASVSRFEGYQQCPFKHYASHGLKLNERTKYELQNFDLGDIFHSVLKYISERINGDFKQLDLKKIRQLTNEALEEILPKVQFNLLNSSAYYRYLSRRIGAIVETTLSALKYQGTYSKFMPKHFETSFRRKPRTNDELIAQTLTTTQGIPINIRGQIDRIDTYTKNDTSFVNIIDYKSSEGSATLDLTKVYYGMQMQMMTYMDIVLQNKQRLGLTDIVKPGGLLYFHVHEPRIKFKSWSDIDEDKLEQDLIKKFKLSGLVNADQTVIDALDIRLEPKFTSDIVPVGLNKDGSLSKRGSQVADEATIYKFIQHNKENFIETASNIMDGHTEVAPLKYKQKLPCAFCSYQSVCHVDGMIDSKRYRTVDETINPIEAIQNININDEFGGEQ, from the coding sequence ATGACATTACATGCTTATTTAGGTAGAGCGGGAACAGGTAAGTCTACGAAAATGTTGACCGAAATAAAACAAAAAATGAAAGCAGATCCGCTTGGAGATCCAATCATTTTAATTGCGCCAACTCAAAGTACATTTCAATTAGAACAAGCCTTTGTCAATGATCCGGAATTAAATGGTAGTTTAAGAACAGAAGTGTTGCATTTTGAACGATTAAGTCATCGTATTTTCCAAGAAGTTGGTAGTTATAGCGAACAAAAGTTATCTAAAGCTGCAACGGAAATGATGATTTATAACATTGTTCAAGAACAACAAAAGTATTTAAAACTTTATCAATCACAAGCAAAATATTATGGGTTTAGTGAAAAATTAACAGAACAAATTCAAGATTTTAAAAAATATGCAGTAACGCCTGAACATTTAGAACACTTTATTGCTGATAAAAATATGCAAACTCGAACTAAAAATAAGTTAGAGGATATTGCTTTAATATACCGTGAGTTCGAACAACGCATTCAAAACGAGTTTATTACGGGTGAGGATTCATTACAATATTTTATTGATTGTATGCCGAAATCAGAGTGGCTAAAACGTGCTGATATATATATTGATGGTTTTCACAACTTTTCAACGATTGAGTATTTAATAATCAAAGGATTAATTAAATATGCGAAGAGTGTCACAATTATATTGACGACAGATGGTAACCACGATCAATTTAGTTTATTTAGAAAACCATCGGAAGTGTTACGACATATTGAAGAAATAGCAAATGAACTCAATATTTCTATTGAACGTCAATATTTCAACCAATTATATCGCTTCAATAATCAAGATTTAAAGCATCTTGAACAAGAATTTGATGCACTTCAAATCAATCGAGTGGCATGTCAAGGTCATATCAATATTTTAGAATCTGCGACTATGAGAGAGGAAATAAATGAAATTGCGCGACGTATCATCGTTGATATTCGTGATAAGCAATTACGATATCAAGATATTGCTATTTTATATCGTGATGAATCTTATGCTTATTTATTTGATTCCATATTACCGCTTTATAATATTCCTTATAATATTGATACAAAGCGTTCGATGACACATCATCCGGTCATGGAAATGATTCGTTCATTGATTGAAGTTATTCAATCTAATTGGCAAGTGAATCCAATGCTACGCTTATTGAAGACTGATGTGTTAACGGCATCATATCTAAAAAGTGCATACTTAGTTGATTTACTTGAAAATTTTGTACTTGAACGTGGTATATACGGTAAACGTTGGTTAGATGATGAGCTATTTAATGTCGAACATTTTAGCAAAATGGGGCGTAAAGCGCATAAACTGACCGAAGATGAACGTAACACATTTGAACAAGTCGTTAAGTTAAAGAAAGATGTCATTGATAAAATTTTACATTTTGAAAAGCAAATGTCACAAGCGGAAACTGTAAAAGATTTTGCAACTGCTTTTTATGAAAGTATGGAATATTTCGAACTGCCAAATCAATTGATGACAGAGCGAGATGAACTTGATTTAAATGGTAATCATGAAAAGGCGGAGGAAATTGATCAAATATGGAATGGCTTAATTCAAATCCTTGATGACTTAGTTCTAGTATTTGGAGATGAACCAATGTCGATGGAACGTTTCTTAGAAGTATTTGATATTGGTTTAGAACAATTAGAATTTGTTATGATTCCGCAAACATTGGACCAAGTAAGTATTGGTACGATGGATTTGGCTAAAGTCGATAATAAGCAACATGTTTACTTAGTAGGTATGAATGATGGAACGATGCCACAACCAGTAACTGCGTCAAGCTTGATTACAGATGAAGAAAAGAAATACTTTGAACAGCAGGCTAATGTCGAGTTAAGTCCAACATCAGATATTTTACAGATGGATGAAGCATTTGTTTGTTATGTTGCTATGACTAGAGCTAAGGGAGATGTTACATTTTCTTACAGTCTAATGGGATCAAGTGGTGATGATAAGGAGATCAGCCCATTTTTAAATCAAATTCAATCATTGTTCAACCAATTGGAAATTACTAACATTCCTCAATACCATGAAGTTAACCCATTGTCACTAATGCAACATGCTAAGCAAACCAAAATTACATTATTTGAAGCATTGCGTGCTTGGTTATATGATGAAATTGTGGCTGATAGTTGGTTAGATGCTTATCAAGTAATTAGAGATAGCGATCATTTAAATCAAGGTTTAGATTATTTAATGTCAGCATTAACGTTTGACAATGAAACTGTAAAATTAGGTGAAACGTTGTCTAAAGATTTATATGGTAAGGAAATCAATGCCAGTGTATCCCGTTTTGAAGGTTATCAACAATGCCCATTTAAACACTATGCGTCACATGGTCTGAAACTAAATGAGCGAACGAAGTATGAACTTCAAAACTTTGATTTAGGTGATATTTTCCATTCTGTTTTAAAATATATATCTGAACGTATTAATGGCGATTTTAAACAATTAGACCTGAAAAAAATAAGACAATTAACGAATGAAGCATTGGAAGAAATTTTACCTAAAGTTCAGTTTAATTTATTAAATTCTTCAGCTTACTATCGTTATTTATCAAGACGCATTGGCGCTATTGTAGAAACAACACTAAGCGCATTAAAATATCAAGGCACGTATTCAAAGTTTATGCCAAAACATTTTGAGACAAGTTTTAGAAGGAAACCAAGAACAAATGACGAATTAATTGCACAAACATTAACGACAACTCAAGGTATTCCAATTAATATTAGAGGGCAAATTGACCGTATCGATACGTATACAAAGAATGATACAAGTTTTGTTAATATCATTGACTATAAATCCTCTGAAGGTAGTGCGACACTTGATTTAACGAAAGTATATTATGGTATGCAAATGCAAATGATGACATACATGGATATCGTTTTACAAAATAAACAACGCCTTGGATTAACAGATATTGTGAAACCAGGTGGATTATTATACTTCCATGTACATGAACCTAGAATTAAATTTAAATCATGGTCTGATATTGATGAAGATAAACTAGAACAAGATTTAATTAAAAAGTTTAAGTTGAGTGGTTTAGTTAATGCAGACCAAACTGTTATTGATGCATTGGATATTCGTTTAGAACCTAAATTCACTTCAGATATTGTACCAGTTGGTTTGAATAAAGATGGCTCTTTGAGTAAACGAGGCAGCCAAGTGGCAGATGAAGCAACGATTTATAAATTCATCCAACATAACAAAGAGAATTTTATAGAAACAGCTTCAAATATTATGGATGGACATACTGAAGTTGCACCATTAAAGTACAAACAAAAATTGCCATGTGCTTTTTGTAGTTATCAATCGGTATGTCATGTAGATGGCATGATTGATAGTAAGCGATATCGAACTGTAGATGAAACAATAAATCCAATTGAAGCAATTCAAAATATTAACATTAATGATGAATTTGGGGGTGAGCAATAG